Proteins co-encoded in one Arachis stenosperma cultivar V10309 chromosome 7, arast.V10309.gnm1.PFL2, whole genome shotgun sequence genomic window:
- the LOC130941545 gene encoding E3 ubiquitin-protein ligase RGLG4-like yields the protein MGNLIARNRNSGARISRNNTKGSGGRNNSNNNSSAIDNRPLSLSQLRPRQLAPPQYPSLPPPQPQRAESMSRAQNKSGQEGSATMGKKDAAKKYALIKDNFTSLEQVTTALRKEGLESSNLILGIDFTKSNEWTGRISFNNRSLHAIGDTSNPYEKAISIVGKTLAPFDDDNLIPCFGFGDATTHDQVVFSFHSDHTPCHGFEEVLACYQKIVPNLKLSGPTSYAPVIEAAIDIVEKNHGQFHVLVIIADGQVTRSVNTEDGELSPQEQKTIKAIVDASEYPLAIILVGVGDGPWEDMQKFDDKIPARGFDNFQFVNFTGIMSKNIGPSEKEAAFALAALMEIPFQYKATVEFGILGRVTGRAKKIVPKPPPVPYSRPAPPVHVMSNAQTSPADDRNQTACPVCLTNAKELAFGCGHMTCRDCASRLSNCPICRERITSRLRVFTG from the exons ATGGGCAACCTCATAGCCAGAAACAGAAACAGTGGTGCTCGAATTTCAAGAAACAATACCAAAGGAAGTGGTGGAagaaataatagtaataataattcTTCTGCCATTGACAATAGACCTTTATCGTTATCACAATTAAGACCGCGACAGTTAGCTCCACCACAGTATCCTTCGCTGCCTCCGCCGCAACCGCAACGAGCAGAATCCATGTCTAGGGCACAAAATAAGTCAGGACAGGAGGGATCAGCAACCATGGGAAAGAAGGATGCAGCAAAGAAATATGCTTTGATTAAGGATAATTTCACTTCTCTTGAACAG GTTACAACTGCCTTAAGGAAAGAAGGTCTAGAATCATCAAATCTCATCCTTGGAATTGATTTCACAAAAAGCAATGAATGGACTG GCAGAATCTCATTCAACAATAGAAGCCTGCATGCCATTGGAGACACATCAAACCCCTATGAGAAGGCCATCTCTATTGTTGGCAAGACTTTGGCTCCCTTTGATGATGATAACTTGATTCCATGTTTTGGCTTTGGTGATG CAACAACCCATGATCAAGTAGTGTTTAGCTTTCACAGTGATCATACACCTTGTCATGGTTTTGAGGAAGTTCTTGCGTGCTACCAAAAAATAGTTCCAAACTTGAAACTTTCAG GACCAACTTCTTATGCTCCTGTGATCGAGGCTGCAATAGACATTGTTGAGAAAAATCACGGCCAATTCCATGTGTTGGTTATCATTGCAGATGGGCAG GTTACTAGGAGTGTCAACACTGAAGATGGAGAACTGAGTCCTCAAGAACAGAAGACAATCAAAGCTATAGTTGATGCAAG TGAATACCCCCTTGCAATTATTCTGGTTGGGGTTGGTGATGGTCCATGGGaagacatgcagaagtttgatGACAAGATACCGGCGCGTGGTTTTGACAATTTTCAG TTTGTTAACTTCACTGGCATAATGTCTAAAAATATTGGCCCCTCTGAAAAAGAAGCAGCTTTTGCTCTAGCTGCTCTCATGGAGATCCctttccaatacaaagcaaccgTTGAATTTGGAATACTTGG ACGTGTAACAGGAAGAGCGAAGAAAATAGTTCCGAAGCCTCCTCCAGTTCCTTATTCCCGGCCGGCTCCCCCTGTTCATGTAATGAGCAATGCACAAACATCACCAGCAGATGATCGGAACCAAACG GCCTGCCCCGTATGTCTCACTAATGCAAAGGAACTGGCTTTTGGATGTGGCCACATG ACTTGCAGAGATTGTGCATCAAGGTTAAGTAATTGTCCCATATGCCGTGAGAGGATCACTAGTCGTCTCAGGGTATTCACTGGCTGA
- the LOC130939792 gene encoding uncharacterized protein LOC130939792 has protein sequence MASATNVSAQISSIPMLNGSNFKVWKDTVEIVLGCMDLDTALREEKPTSTPENLNEVKIEKWERSNRMSIMIMKRSIPEVFRGSITEDKDVKQFLKDVEKFFTKNEKAEASSLLSKLVSMRYKGKGNIREYIMEMSHLASKLKALKTLGP, from the exons ATGGCTTCAGCTACTAATGTTTCTGCACAAATTAGCAGTATCCCTATGCTAAATGGTTCAAACTTTAAAGTTTGGAAAGATACCGTGGAGATTGTCCTCGGTTGTATGGATCTAGATACAGCTCTTCGAGAGGAGAAACCCACTTCCACTCCGGAAAATCTCAATGAGGTTAAAATAGAGAAGTGGGAGAGATCCAATCGAATGAGCATTATGATCATGAAACGCTCAATTCCTGAGGTGTTTCGGGGCTCAATTACTGAGGATAAAGATGTCAAACAGTTCCTAAAGGATGTTGAAAAATTCTTTACTAAGAATGAAAAGGCAGAGGCAAGTAGTCTTTTGAGCAAACTTGTCTCCATGAGGTATAAAGGTAAAGGGAACATAAGGGAGTACATTATGGAAATGTCTCATCTTGCTTCAAAATTGAAAGCACTAAA GACACTTGGTCCTTAA